A single region of the Sorghum bicolor cultivar BTx623 chromosome 7, Sorghum_bicolor_NCBIv3, whole genome shotgun sequence genome encodes:
- the LOC110436988 gene encoding atherin-like yields the protein MLPPVSRVPPGHARRVSSPSLLLGPAARAAPPTSHGRGSPRPPATLTAGPRDSGPDKVPKARERAGGTPARREREKRERERGRRRREKPLVSRLQPPRLPFPLAASASPRGARKESPKGFAPADGGAGAFACGGLRDLAAAPPAGVSGSSGGRAAGGACGAR from the coding sequence ATGCTCCCTCCCGTCTCCCGAGTCCCGCCCGGTCACGCCCGCCGCGTCTCGTCTCCGTCCCTGCTCCTGGGCCCCGCGGCACGAGCGGCCCCACCGACCAGTCACGGGCGCGGCTCCCCCCGTCCCCCCGCGACGCTTACAGCTGGGCCCCGCGACTCCGGCCCTGACAAAGTCCCAAAGGCTCGCGAGCGAGCGGGCGGCACACCagcgaggagagagagagagaagagagagagagagagagggaggcggAGGAGAGAGAAACCCCTAGTCTCCAGGCTCCAGCCGCCTCGCCTTCCCTTCCCTCTCGCCGCCTCCGCCTCGCCGAGAGGGGCGAGGAAGGAAAGCCCTAAGGGGTTCGCGCCCGcggacggcggcgccggcgccttcGCCTGCGGAGGGCTACGAGATctcgcggcggcgccgccggctGGTGTTTCGGGGTCCAGCGGCGGGCGGGCGGCGGGCGGTGCTTGTGGTGCTCGGTGA